The genome window TCCTTCCAGTAATTTGAGAAATAAAATCCTGTTTATCCAGGTAATGCAAAGCTCTAAGGAAACATTGAAAATTCTTTCGTCTTTGGTTTCTCCGTAACTAGTTTGGTCGGGTAGGCGATGAAATGGATCGTCTGTAATTAACGCTTCAATGGTCGCTTCGATAATGGAAGCTGTGTTGCGGTTTACATTTTTTCTTCTGATGATGTTTTTGCCATTTTCTTTCGCTTCTTCCAGTCCAATGATGTGAAGCAGTTCCTTGTAAAACTTTTCGTCAAGTGAATTGCTGTCATTTGGCGTTGCAATTTTTAATAAATGCTGTGGAGAAAGTATTTTGAGCAATGCACTTAATTCTCTATCATCTTCTTTTTTATTGTTTCTTAAAATAGTGTCGTACTCTCTGATGTCGAAGTAAACGCAAGGAATGTCAACATCCATTTTGGGAACTATTTTAGCAATTTCCTCATAAAACCAAGGATTGTCTTTTTTGTCGTTGAGTTTAGTTTCGTAAAGTTTTTTGATTTGTGTATTGCGGTAAATATGCTTGTCAAAATAGTTAGCGTCTATGATATACCACTCGTTTACATTGGTCATCACAAGCTGTTTCAATTGGTTGTTACCAGCCTGGATTCTCTCGTCTAAATAATAAAGTATAAGTTCGTGAAGTGCTTTTTTGTTGGGATTGTCAGCCGAAACCATTTCGTTAATGTTGGTCGGTCGTTTGGCTTCAATGATTACTCCAACTTCGCTGTCGGTGGTTTTGCCTAAATGAATTACTAAATCCTTTCTGTCTTTGGTATTGATGGCGTTGGTGTCTTTGTAGAAGGTGTCTCGCAAAAAATCACGCAGATCGTTTTTTAAGTGTTCTTCACTTTCATCTTTAGGTCGGCTTTCAATAGCACTAATCCTGGCAAGCAAAGCGATCAGGTTTGTTTTGAAAAGATCTATTTCACTTCGCAAAGGTTTTTGCTTTAAGAATGCTTTGAGTGCTTTTTTCGGTGTATGCGTTGCTAATTTCATAAAACAATCACTGTAAATTAATTAGGTTGTAGAGTTAAGTTTAAAAACAATGTTTATTTTAAATGTGCAATCAAACAGTTGTCTTTAGTAATTCCAGTAAAATATTTTTACACTCAAACTTAACAGCCTGGTTTTATTATTCAAAACTTTTTTATTTCAGTTTTGAGAAATGATCTATACAAATGCTGAATGCGAAAACGGCGTCCGCCTTGATTGGCGGGTTAGGTTGTTTTTTACCTTTTATAAATGATAAAAGTATTTGACGTATCACTTAATGTATCAACTGAAGTTTGAGAAACAGTTTTGTAGTAATTTATTCTCAATCTAAATTTCCCAATACTGTTTGAATCCAGATATGCTGTTGCGTGAAGATTATATTTTCTCGATGGAAGTATTCTTATAATTTTACTCCCTTCGAATAATATTCCACGATTCAATTGCTTCCAATTGTTATCACCAATATTTTTTTCAAAATAACCGTCAGTCCCTTCTGCAATCAGCAATTTATCGTGGTCAATACCAGCAGCATAACCATCACCTAAATTTGTGTAAAATGTATCTGAAGATGAATTAATAACTGTAGCTAAAACTAAAGCAAAACTATTAGAAAAATCATCGCCAATATAAAACTCAGATTTCTCTGTTTTTATTTCTAAATTTCCATAGAAATCTTTTTCGTTTGGTATCAGTGGATTGTTATCATTTGAACAATTCCAAGAAAATAAAATAGCTAATGCTATTAAAGTTGTTTGAATAAATATTTTCTTCATAACTTCTTATCCATTATTATTTTTGTAGAACAACCTAACGACGTTGCGCCTAACCCGCAGCCCATAACAACAATGCAACTTTGAAAAACAAACGCCAATAATTTTATAATTACTTTTTTATTGCGACCTACTTTAAAGAGCAACTACCTTTTACAACGCTACTTTATAACAACACAAATGTCGCAATGTTTAAAGCAGTCGGCCTTGAAGAACAGGTTATACAACTTTTACTTGTTGAAATAGTTTATCCCATTCCTTTTCAGCAATTCTAATTAGTTCAAATGAATCAATAATTTCATTTTCATTACAATCATAAACGGGCAAAGATAATTCAGCGTCATTTGCCTCTTTAGGATCAATCTCGACTTCATCTTTATAAAAAGTAATCTTAGCAATATTATTTTGAGAAATAGTCACTTTCAGTTTACCCAATTTGGGGAACAATCCAGATCTACTTTCACGTAAGGTAGAATGCTTCAATCGATTCGCAATATCGCCAGACACTTTTAGATTGATGTCATTGTTCACAAAATCTTCTATCATCTGCTTGTTTTTAGATATTGATTTTAAATAGTCTTTCAAATTCCACAGCCAAAGGAAATAATTTTCAACATCGTCTTGGATGCTTTCAAAATCACGAAATTTATGAATTGTATATTTGGTTGTTGTTCCATCATCAAAAGTATAACTCCAACCAGTTCCTTTACCACCAAAATCACTCAATTTTTTATTAAGTCTGCTAAGTTTTGAAAACAATATTAATATTTCACTGTATTTCATTAGTTGTATAACGGCGTTGCTTTTCACCCGTCCGCCACAAACAGCAATACTGGGATGAAAAACTACCGCCAATAATATTTAACAATTTTATTTATTAGAACAATGTTGCAAGTTATGCTTACCTTTTTCACCTAACCCGATAATTAGAAAAATGTCACAATGAAAAACGGCGTTTATTTTATTAGCGGATTAGAATTTTTTTTACGCAATTTCTCCATATAGAATTTTTCTAAATCATCCAGATTAATATTTGACAATTTTGTATGTGCGTTTTGAAACCAATCTTTTATTTTCTTCAAATTATTGATGTCCTCTTCTTTTTCTAAATTATCAATAATATTTTGCAAATAATTTAGTATGCCTTCTGAATGATATTTTAAACGAGAAAAAATATATTCCTTATTCTCGATGAAAAATCTCTGATAATCTTTTTGAGAATTAAATAGATTAAAGAATTTATATTTAATCTTACGAAAGTATTTTTGAAATCTCCCTTTAAGAGATAACTGATTTTTATTTTTAATCGTGTCTTTTAAATTGGGAAAGACAGTTATTAAACCTTCACCATATTCTTTTAGGAAATCTAAATTCTTTTTGGCTTTCATAAAAAATGCATAGCTTGCCAAAACGCCATATTTAGGAATGAATAAAAACTGAAGTGTAATAAAGGTAAGCCACCAAGAAGAAAACAGTTCTAACTTTTTATAAATATCTTCAATTCTGACAAATGATATTTCTGTTTCTTTATTATCGCATATCGCAACTATAGTTGAACTCTTAACAGTAAACCTATGGTTTTTCCCATTTCTAATTATTCTCATTTCTTCAATTGTTTTGGAATCTAATCCAAATGCCCTTAAATGACTAAATACAGCTGTCTTCTCATTTAGACTAATTAATGGTGCTTGAAAATCTGACAATAAATATGAGGCAAATTTATAAAGTGATGCTATTTCCCAATGCATTGAGATAATAGAAATTTTCTTGTAAATACATTCTTCTTGCTTATTAACACTAGCAAGTATAGTTGTATAAATATCACTGGTAAATGTTTCATTTAAAATATCAATAACAATTTGTGGTTTTTGTAATACAATATTTTCCAGATTATCAAAAGCCCTTGATGAAATAGCATTATAATTTTTAAAATGCTTTTCTAAATATTTTAAGGTATCAGTTTTTCTTGATGAAAGAATTTCTTCTTTCCCAAGGAATTCAAATATTGTTTGTTCAAAATCAAATTTTACTTTCATATATAATACTGACCATAATGCCTAATTATTACATGTTCTGCATTCAATTATTATTTAAGGAAGATAGATATGCATGCATTTGCATATCAACGTTCCAATAATAAGAACTATAAAACAGTATTTGTTTTTATTCAATACTTTTAAAATTTTAAAAAATCTATATTAAAATTTCTCTGGAATTACTTCGTTAATTTTGTAATTGGTCTTGCCTGCTGCAAACAGGTTTGGTGTTCTATCGTTTACCCCCGTTTTTTGTTCTCAACTTAAAACTTTAACTAAGCATTGTCAATCAATTTTTTGTCTTTTAATTGCGCGCATTGCAAAAAAAGATAAAGCAATAGCAACAGTTTTAATTATCTGCATGAAAGCTAACAGATCATTTATATTCTTGAAATCCAAGTTTTTTAAGCTTCATTAAAAGTTCATCTGCGCTTCTTTTAATATTATAATCTTTTGATTCTTTAGTAAACGCAATTTGTATTGCCTTGTACGGTTTATCAAACATATTATTTTCAAAATACAAATATGCCAGCCTTTCATAAAACAATCCTCTCTGCGGTTGGTCCTTTATGGCAGCTTCCCAAAAGTTTAGTCCATTTTTGTATTTAGCTGATTGTAAAACATTTAATGGAATAAAAAACCCCGGTAATTCCGGGGATTAAAATAGAATTTAATTTTTTCTTATTACTTTTTCTAACTCTGCATTAAAATTCCTTCAGCTAATTCCATCCCTCGTTTTAGTGCTTGCTCATTCAGTGGTAATAAATGATGATATCTTTCGGGAAGAACTTTCTTCAATCCTTTTAAAATGTTTTCGAACTCAATGATTGGCTTTTTCTTTAAAAAAGCACCAAGCATAATCATATTTAGAATTTTAGTATTCTTCATTTTAGCTGCTTCGTTAGCTGCATCAATACCCACTATATCAATGTCAGTTCTGGTTGGAGGATTAACTGAAGTGGAGGTATCATACAAAAACAGCCCACCTGGTTTTACAGCTTTTTCAAATTTATCTATCGATGGTTGATTTAAAGCTATCACAGTATCGAATTTTGTAAGTATTGGTGAACTGATCATCTCTTCACTGATAATTACAATACAGTTAGCTGTTCCGCCGCGCATCTCTGGTCCGTAGGAAGGCATCCAGCTTACTTCTTTATTTTCCATTACTCCAGAGTAACAAAGTATTTGTCCCATTGAAAGAACACCTTGTCCGCCAAACCCTGCAATTACAATTTCTTCGTTCATCATATTATTTTTCCTCCTTTGGAACTTTAAGATCACCTAATGGATAATATGGAATCATATTTTCTTCCATCCATTTATTTGCTTCAACAGGAGTCATCTTCCAGTTGGAAGGACAATTAGAAACAATCTCAACAAAGGATAATCCTTTTTTAAGTTTCTGATATTCAAATCCTTTTTGAATTGCTTTCTTTGCTTTGCGTACATTACCCGGAGTGTTTACGGCTTGCCTGGTGCAATAATATACTCCCGGAAGATTAGCAACAAGGTCGGTAATCTTTAATGGATTTCCCATCGTAACAACATCTCTTCCAAATGGTGATGTTGTCGATTTCATTCCTGGTAAAGTTGTTGGAGCCATTTGTCCACCGGTCATTCCATAAATTCCATTATTGATAAAAACAATTAGAATATTTTCCCCACGGTTGCAGGTATGGATAGTTTCACCTGTTCCAATTGCAGCTAGATCTCCATCACCCTGATAAGAGAAAACATATTTATCAGGTAGAACTCTTTTAATTCCAGTAGCAACTGCAGAGGCTCTTCCATGCGGAGCTTCCTGCATATCAATATTAAAATAATGGTATGCGAAGACAGAGCAGCCAACCGGAGCAACACCAACTGTTTCGGATTGGATTCCAAGTTCATCAATCACTTCTGCAATAATTCTGTGTGCAACACCATGTCCGCAGCCCGGGCAATAATGGAATGGAGTATCGGTAAGTGTGGTTGGTCTTTCATAAACCAGATTTTCGTTTATACAAACACTCTCTTCGGAAAGAACTTCTTCAAAGTGTTTTTCTTCTTCTAAAAGTATTTTCTCGTTCATACCAATTCTCCTACAAATTTTTCTTCAAGTTTTGCAAGAATTTCTTCAGGCGAAGGAATAACTCCCCCCATTCTTCCAAGGAATTCAACCCGGACTTTTCCATTAACTGACAATCTAACATCTTCTACCATCTGACCAGCATTCATTTCAACATCTAAAAATCCTTTTACACTATCCGCTAAATTGTTTATCTCTTCATAAGGAAATGGGAATAAGGAAATCGGTCTCATTACACCAACTTTAATTCCCTTTTCCCGTGCAAGAATAGCAGCTTTATGGCAGATTCTTGCAACTAATCCAAACGCTACTAAAATAAATTCTGCATCATCGCATAACATTTTTTCAAAACGAAGTTCTTCTTTTTCAATTTCTTTATACTTCTTTTGTAAATGAATATTTATCTCTTCCATTTTATCAGATTCCATATGCAGTGAAGTATGTATGTTGCGTTCTCTGTCTTTTGGTTTACCAACAGTAGCCCATGATTCAATTGAAGTAATGCGTGGTTGCTGTTCAAACAGTTCAACCTTTTCCATCATTTGTCCAATTGCACCATCTGCTAAAATCATTACAGGATTGCGCCATTTGAATGCAAGTTCAAATCCAAGTTTAACAAAATCAACCATTTCCTGAACGGTAGATGGAGCAAGAACAATCATTTTATAATCGCCGTGTCCGCCTCCTTTAACAGCCTGAAAGTAATCTCCTTGTGAAGGTTGAATTGTTCCTAATCCTGGACCTCCGCGTACAACATTTACAAGCAAACAAGGAATTTCAGCACATGCGATGTATGAAATACCTTCCTGCATTAAACTTATTCCTGGACTTGAAGATGAAGTCATAACTCTTTTACCGCAACCACCAGCACCATAAATCATGTTTATTGCTGCAATTTCGCTTTCAGCCTGAAGCACAATCATTCCTGTTCGCCTGTTTGCTTCAAGGCTTAAATACTCCAGCACTTCCGATTGTGGGGTAATGGGATAACCAAAATAAGCATCGCATCCGCTGCGTATAGCTGCTTCTGCCATTGCTTCGTTACCTTTCATTAATTTTAGTTCTTTCATGATGCCACCGTTAATGTCATATCTTTAGAAACATTTGAAATGGTAGCAACGTGTTCTTTTTTGTTAAGCGTTTTTCGATATACTTTGATGATGCCCTCCGGGCAGACCAATGCGCAGTTAGTACAACCAGTGCAGTTATCTTCTATCCTTACGATATAATGATAACCTTTCGAATTTATTTTTTTCGAAAGTTGCAGCGAGTCTTGTGGACAAGCAACAGCACAGAGTTCGCATCCTTTGCATTTTTCAATATCAACAAAGATATCTCCTTTCACTTTAGCCATTTTACACCTGCTTTTTGTTTAAAAATAAAAAGGTTACTAATTGTGTTAGTAACCTGTTAAATGGTTAAAAAATTTATAACTAGAATGTCTAGAATTTCACAGTACACTAATATTGTATTATTTCTTAAAAGCATTTACCTTTCTATCAAGTAAAAATAAATTAAAAATCACGGGCATGCTTATCAGCATGGTAAGAACTTCTAACAAGTGGCGATGATTCAACCGCCTTAAATCCAAATCCCATTCCATTTTCTTTAAACATTTTAAAATCTTCCAGTGTAACATATCTATCAACCGGAAGATGCTGTTTTGTTGGTTGCAAGTACTGACCAATTGTTAAAATGTCGCAACCATGTTCAACTAAATTTTTCATTAGCGCTAAAACCTCAAAATTTTCTTCGCCTATTCCAACCATAATTCCGCTTTTTGTTTTTAAGCCTTTATTCTTAAACCAAGAAAGTAATTCCAAACTTCTTTCATATTTTGCCTGCGGACGAACTGCATGATATAATCGTTCAACCGTTTCTAAATTATGGTTTAGAATATCAGGTGGATTTTGCATAATAATTTCGAAGGCTTCTTCTAATCCTTTAAAATCAGGAATTAGAATTTCGATTGTGCACTCAGGCATTCTTTCACGGATCAATCTAACCGTTTCAGAAAATATTAATGCTCCGCCGTCTTTTAATTCATCCCGATTTACAGAAGTAATTACAACATGACGCAATTGCAATTCTTCAACTGCTTCTGCAACTCTTCTTGGTTCATCCAGATCAAGTTCGTTCGGTAAACCAACTTTAATATTACAGAATCCGCAACTTCTTGTACAGGTATCACCAAGAATCATAAATGTTGCGGTTCTGCTGTTCCAGCATTCACCCATATTAGGGCATTTAGCTTCTTCGCAAACTGTATGAAGCTTAGATTTTCTCATTAAAGAAAGAACATCTTTATAATTTTCTCCTGAAGGTAATCTTACTTTTAACCATTCAGGTCTTTTACCTAAATTTTCTTTTTCCTTCTCTGCAATATCCTTAAATGCACGCTGATGTTTATTAATCAAAAAAAATCCTTTCGTTCAGTCAAATTCTTCTTTTTCAAATTTCTCGGTTCAAATTTAATAAAAACTATAACACAAAAAAATTATATTTGCGTTGCCTCAAAATTTTCTAAAGAATCCTTAATTGTCTTTAAAAATCTTCCACCAAGCATGCCATCCACTAATCGATGATCGTGGCTAAGTGATAGATACATCATTGGTCTAACGGAGATAGTATCTGTCCCATCAACTTCCATTACAATTGGTTTTTTAGTAACTGTTCCAACACCCAAAACTGCAACTTCAGGTTGGTTGATGATAGGAGTTCCAAACAATGTTCCAAATACACCATAGTTAGTTATTGTAAAAGTACCTCCAGAAATATCGTCTACAGTAAGTTTTTTAGATCTCGCTTTTTCTGATGTTTCTGCAATCGAACGAGCCAAGCCTTTTACATTCTTATCATCAGCATTTTTTATATTAGGAACAATTAAACCATTAGGCTCCATAGCCACAGCAAAGCCAAGGTTTATATGTTTCTTTAGGATAATATTGGTGCCATCTACCGATGCATTCATGAATGGGTATTCTTTTAACGCTTTAATACACGCATAAGCAATAAAGGGTAGGTAAGTTAGTTTAAGATTTTCTCTTTTAAGGAAATCCTCTTTATTGTTTTTGATAAAATTATGGATTCGATTCATATCAACTTCAATTACTGCTGTAACATGAACAGATGTATCTTTACTGTTTACCATATGCTTCATAATTTTCTGCCGGATATTATCCATTGGAATTGTTACTATATCTTGACCTTCTTTCCATTGAATACTGGTAGCGACAGGTTTTAGTACTTTCGGCTGTTCATCAATTTTAGAAACTGGTTTTTCACTCTTTTTGATTTTCAAATTTTCTAAATATTTCAAAATATCTTTCTTAGTAATTCTACCTTCAATTCCACTTCCCGGAATATTTTCCAATTCTTCGAAACTAATATTTTCTTTTTGTGCAATGCTTAATACTAACGGAGAATAAAATTTCCTTCCTGGTTTATTTTTATAAGAGCTTGGAGATGACATCTCAAAAGATTCAATTACCATTGCGTTGGATTCTGATAATGCCGGTGATTCAACAAAATCCGTTTTAGTTGATTCAGTCTTTTGCTCATTCGTTTTATTCAGCCCACTTCTGGAAGACAATCTTGCTACGATTGTACCAACCAAAACAGTTTGCTGCTCTGCAACCAAAATTTCTGAAAGAGTTCCATCTTCTGGTGAGGGAACTTCAGTATCAACTTTATCAGTACTTATTTCAAATAATATTTCATCCTTCTTTACAGTTTCCCCAACTTTTTTATTCCATTTTATAATTGTTCCTTCCATAACCGATTCACCCATTTTTGGCATAGGGATATCAATCAAATTTCCGCCAACTTGTTTGGTTGATGGCATTTCATCAAGTTCTGCTTTCGGATTTCCACTCACTTTTACTTCCTGAATCTTTACTGGTATGTTTATATCCGTTTCAATTATTGCAACAACAGTATCAACAACAACTGTTTCCTGCTCAAATACTTTTATCTCAAATAAAACTCCTTCTGCAGGTGAAGGAATTTCAGTATCCACTTTGTCTGTGGATATTTCAAAAATTATTTCATCTTTCTTTACAATCTCTCCAACTTTTTTATTCCACTTGATAATTGTTCCTTCGTTTATGCTTTCACCCATTTTGGGCATAATTACATTAACTTGCATTTGCTAATTCCTTGTGTTAAACAAATTTTATTTTAGAATAACCGGTTGCATGATTTAAACGATAAATTGTTGAAACAGTTCATAGTCCCGGTCTTTCTTTAGTCAACCCACGAATTAATTCGTGGGTTACTTAATAATCCAAACAAATAAAAACCGTTTCAACGGTTTACTACCTAATCCACAAAACAAGTTAGATTAATAATCAAGTAAGTTTTTAATCGCTTTTATGATTTTTTCTTTTGTTGGAAGAATTGCCATTTCCAATTTTGGATGATAAGGAATAGGTGTATCTTCCGCCGCAACTCTTCTAACCGGTCCATCTAAGAATTGAAAACATGTATCCGATATTCTTGCAGCGATCTCGGCGCCAAATCCTGCGGTTAAAGTATCTTCATGAATGACAATTGCCTTACCAGTTTTCTTAACTGATTTATAAATCGTTTCTTCATCCAATGGATTTATTGTTCGAATATCAATCACTTCAACTGAATAGCCATCGGCAGCAAGTTTATGTGTGGCAAATTTGGAATCGTGAACAGTTGCACCATAAGTTACAACTGTTAAATCGTTTCCTTCATTAATAATTTTAGCTTTGCCAAAAGGAAGAAGATAATCCGCATCTGGTTCCGGTGATGTTGCATAACTTTGTCTATAAAGTCCTTTATGCTCTAGAAACAAAACCGGGTCGTTCAATCTGATTGCAGTTTTTAATAGTCCCTTTGCATCAGAAGCGTTTGAAGGATAAGCAATATAAATTCCCGGCATGTGTGCAAAAAATCCTTCAATGTTCTGACTATGGTATAACCCACCGTGAATATATCCTCCAACAGCTACACGTGTTACTACTGGTGTTTCCCAAAAATTATTTGAACGATAACGGAACATAACCATTTCATCACGGAATTGCATAAACGCTGGCCAAATGTAATCACCAAATTGAATTTCTATTACCGGTTTCAATCCTGCTAAAGACATACCAATTGCAACACCAACAATGCTGGCTTCAGCAAGAGGTGAATTGAATACTCTTTCATTTCCGAATTGGGTAGAGAGTCCCTTTGTTGATGTAAACACTCCGCCCTTTTTATCAGCAACATCTTCACCAAAAATATACATCTTTTCATTTCTTTCCATCTCTTCGCGAAGGGCATGATTAACAGCATCAACCAGTACAACCGGTTTGCCGGTAGGAGCTGATTTTTCATATTCAAGTTTTTCTTTTTTTCCGCTTTCATCAAAGACAAAGAGCTTTGCTGTCTCAATTTTAGGATCTGATTGAGTGAGCGCCCAACTTGCTGCTTCATCAAGATGATGATTTATTTCTTTTTTCAAT of Ignavibacteriales bacterium contains these proteins:
- a CDS encoding dehydrogenase E1 component subunit alpha/beta, translating into MNRINNSQNENLNVIEKVDDAPTGKIDSFGGLTKNELMNALRLMYTSRQFDTKAMNLLKQGKSFFHIAAAGHEAAQVACALAMRPGIDWAFPYYRDLAFVLALGTKPQDLFLQHLAKANDLMTGGRQMPNHWGSKELNIPTQSSPTGTQFLQAVGVALANKKKGNDAVVYVSSGEGTTSEGEFHEAVNWASRDKLSVIFLIQNNKYAISVPVENQTGGKNYSIAEMMKGYENLFRQRIDGTQFLLMHAAAQSAFKYSRQGKGPALIEAEVVRLFPHSSSDDQRKYRNQKELDEEFKRCPINNFAQLLMKKGVLTELAYEELKKEINHHLDEAASWALTQSDPKIETAKLFVFDESGKKEKLEYEKSAPTGKPVVLVDAVNHALREEMERNEKMYIFGEDVADKKGGVFTSTKGLSTQFGNERVFNSPLAEASIVGVAIGMSLAGLKPVIEIQFGDYIWPAFMQFRDEMVMFRYRSNNFWETPVVTRVAVGGYIHGGLYHSQNIEGFFAHMPGIYIAYPSNASDAKGLLKTAIRLNDPVLFLEHKGLYRQSYATSPEPDADYLLPFGKAKIINEGNDLTVVTYGATVHDSKFATHKLAADGYSVEVIDIRTINPLDEETIYKSVKKTGKAIVIHEDTLTAGFGAEIAARISDTCFQFLDGPVRRVAAEDTPIPYHPKLEMAILPTKEKIIKAIKNLLDY
- the sucB gene encoding 2-oxoglutarate dehydrogenase, E2 component, dihydrolipoamide succinyltransferase, translating into MQVNVIMPKMGESINEGTIIKWNKKVGEIVKKDEIIFEISTDKVDTEIPSPAEGVLFEIKVFEQETVVVDTVVAIIETDINIPVKIQEVKVSGNPKAELDEMPSTKQVGGNLIDIPMPKMGESVMEGTIIKWNKKVGETVKKDEILFEISTDKVDTEVPSPEDGTLSEILVAEQQTVLVGTIVARLSSRSGLNKTNEQKTESTKTDFVESPALSESNAMVIESFEMSSPSSYKNKPGRKFYSPLVLSIAQKENISFEELENIPGSGIEGRITKKDILKYLENLKIKKSEKPVSKIDEQPKVLKPVATSIQWKEGQDIVTIPMDNIRQKIMKHMVNSKDTSVHVTAVIEVDMNRIHNFIKNNKEDFLKRENLKLTYLPFIAYACIKALKEYPFMNASVDGTNIILKKHINLGFAVAMEPNGLIVPNIKNADDKNVKGLARSIAETSEKARSKKLTVDDISGGTFTITNYGVFGTLFGTPIINQPEVAVLGVGTVTKKPIVMEVDGTDTISVRPMMYLSLSHDHRLVDGMLGGRFLKTIKDSLENFEATQI
- the lipA gene encoding lipoyl synthase, whose product is MINKHQRAFKDIAEKEKENLGKRPEWLKVRLPSGENYKDVLSLMRKSKLHTVCEEAKCPNMGECWNSRTATFMILGDTCTRSCGFCNIKVGLPNELDLDEPRRVAEAVEELQLRHVVITSVNRDELKDGGALIFSETVRLIRERMPECTIEILIPDFKGLEEAFEIIMQNPPDILNHNLETVERLYHAVRPQAKYERSLELLSWFKNKGLKTKSGIMVGIGEENFEVLALMKNLVEHGCDILTIGQYLQPTKQHLPVDRYVTLEDFKMFKENGMGFGFKAVESSPLVRSSYHADKHARDF
- a CDS encoding thiamine pyrophosphate-dependent enzyme, yielding MNEKILLEEEKHFEEVLSEESVCINENLVYERPTTLTDTPFHYCPGCGHGVAHRIIAEVIDELGIQSETVGVAPVGCSVFAYHYFNIDMQEAPHGRASAVATGIKRVLPDKYVFSYQGDGDLAAIGTGETIHTCNRGENILIVFINNGIYGMTGGQMAPTTLPGMKSTTSPFGRDVVTMGNPLKITDLVANLPGVYYCTRQAVNTPGNVRKAKKAIQKGFEYQKLKKGLSFVEIVSNCPSNWKMTPVEANKWMEENMIPYYPLGDLKVPKEEK
- a CDS encoding 2-oxoacid:acceptor oxidoreductase family protein, giving the protein MMNEEIVIAGFGGQGVLSMGQILCYSGVMENKEVSWMPSYGPEMRGGTANCIVIISEEMISSPILTKFDTVIALNQPSIDKFEKAVKPGGLFLYDTSTSVNPPTRTDIDIVGIDAANEAAKMKNTKILNMIMLGAFLKKKPIIEFENILKGLKKVLPERYHHLLPLNEQALKRGMELAEGILMQS
- a CDS encoding ferredoxin family protein, with the protein product MAKVKGDIFVDIEKCKGCELCAVACPQDSLQLSKKINSKGYHYIVRIEDNCTGCTNCALVCPEGIIKVYRKTLNKKEHVATISNVSKDMTLTVAS
- a CDS encoding 3-methyl-2-oxobutanoate dehydrogenase subunit VorB, with protein sequence MKELKLMKGNEAMAEAAIRSGCDAYFGYPITPQSEVLEYLSLEANRRTGMIVLQAESEIAAINMIYGAGGCGKRVMTSSSSPGISLMQEGISYIACAEIPCLLVNVVRGGPGLGTIQPSQGDYFQAVKGGGHGDYKMIVLAPSTVQEMVDFVKLGFELAFKWRNPVMILADGAIGQMMEKVELFEQQPRITSIESWATVGKPKDRERNIHTSLHMESDKMEEINIHLQKKYKEIEKEELRFEKMLCDDAEFILVAFGLVARICHKAAILAREKGIKVGVMRPISLFPFPYEEINNLADSVKGFLDVEMNAGQMVEDVRLSVNGKVRVEFLGRMGGVIPSPEEILAKLEEKFVGELV